A genomic region of Castor canadensis chromosome 16, mCasCan1.hap1v2, whole genome shotgun sequence contains the following coding sequences:
- the Cox7a1 gene encoding cytochrome c oxidase subunit 7A1, mitochondrial: protein MRALRVSQALIRSFSSTARSRFQNRVREKQKLFQADNDLPVHLKGGTTDNLLYRLTMALTLGGTVYSLYSLGWAAFPHKK from the exons ATGAGGGCGTTGCGG GTCTCCCAGGCGCTGATTCGCTCCTTTAGCTCCACGGCGCGGAGCCGCTTCCAGAACCGCGTCCGGGAGAAACAGAAACTCTTCCAg GCCGACAATGACCTCCCGGTGCACTTGAAAGGCGGGACAACGGACAACCTCCTGTACCGACTGACAATGGCGCTGACCCTGGGGG GCACTGTCTACAGCTTGTACTCCCTCGGCTGGGCCGCTTTCCCCCACAAGAAGTGA
- the Znf565 gene encoding zinc finger protein 565 isoform X3, with protein MVLRLEIKSRTSSMPDLKSRCETCPQPGIFGIEPFSWELMESLKYGGLEGSRLRDVWECHGSLERPQGNQECNFKPVKSYENEPTFQHHTSLSLHPRSGPSEKLMACRECGKAFSRGSHLTQHQKTHTGEKPFECKECGKAFSRASHLAQHQRIHTGEKPYDCKECGKAFGRTSELTLHERLHTGVKPYECKECGKAFRQHSQLILHHRTHTGEKPYVCKDCGKAFIRGSQLTVHRRIHTGARPYQCKECGKAFRQHSQLTVHQRIHTGEKPYECKECGKGFIHSSEVTRHQRIHSGEKPYECRECGKAFRQHAQLTRHQRVHTGDRPYECKDCGKAFSRSSYLIQHQRIHTGDKPYECKECGKAFIRVSQLTHHQRIHTCEKPYECRECGMAFIRSSQLTEHQRIHPGIKPYECRQCGQAFILGSQLIDHYRTHTG; from the coding sequence aCCTGAAGTCCAGGTGTGAGACATGTCCACAGCCAGGTATTTTTGGAATAGAGCCATTCAGTTGGGAGCTGATGGAAAGCCTTAAATACGGTGGCCTGGAGGGCTCCCGTCTCAGAGATGTCTGGGAATGCCATGGCTCATTGGAGAGACCACAAGGTAACCAGGAGTGCAATTTCAAGCCAGTGAAAAGCTATGAAAATGAGCCCACCTTCCAGCATCACACGTCCCTTAGCCTCCATCCACGCAGTGGACCTAGCGAGAAACTGATGGCGTGCCgtgagtgtgggaaagcctttagccGTGGCTCCCACCTTACTCAGCACCAGAAAACTCACACTGGCGAGAAGCCCTTTGAATGTAAGGAGTGTGGCAAGGCCTTCAGTCGCGCATCACACCTTGCTCAGcatcagagaattcacactggCGAGAAGCCTTATGACTGCAAGGAGTGTGGGAAGGCCTTTGGTCGCACTTCAGAACTTACACTTCATGAGAGACTTCATACTGGTGTCAAACCCTACGAGTGCAAAGAATGTGGAAAGGCCTTCCGGCAGCACTCACAGCTCATTCTGCATCACAGAACTCACACAGGTGAGAAGCCCTATGTATGTAAAGATTGTGGGAAGGCTTTTATTCGTGGCTCCCAACTTACTGTTCACAGGAGAATTCATACTGGTGCTAGACCTTACCAGTGTAaagagtgtgggaaagccttcagacAGCACTCACAACTGACTGTCCATCAGCGCatccacactggggagaagccctacgAATGCAAGGAGTGTGGAAAGGGCTTTATTCATAGCTCAGAAGTGACTCGGCATCAGAGAATTCAttctggggagaagccctatgaatgtaGGGAGTGTGGCAAGGCCTTCCGACAGCACGCACAGCTTACTCGCCATCAGAGAGTTCATACCGGTGACAgaccctatgaatgtaaggacTGCGGAAAGGCATTTAGTCGTAGCTCATACCTTATTCAGCATCAGAGAATTCATACAGGTGACaagccctatgaatgtaaggaatgtgggaaagccttcattcGTGTTTCCCAACTGACTCACCACCAGCGAATCCATACCTGTGAGAAACCCTATGAGTGCAGGGAGTGTGGGATGGCCTTCATTCGCAGTTCACAGCTTACGGAACATCAGAGGATTCATCCGGGTATCAAGCCTTATGAATGTAGACAGTGTGGGCAGGCCTTTATTCTTGGCTCACAGCTCATTGACCACTACAGAACTCACACTGGATAG